One window from the genome of Romeriopsis navalis LEGE 11480 encodes:
- a CDS encoding response regulator, whose protein sequence is MNNASPSVSLEHIQQNLPTPLNSIVWTNAVGDIQWCNPIFLKLIQRLKSQVYGRPLLHILPLMQDGETVPDRLHPVNRALKSGHSGSEIYIWTVDDQSLLLEISWSPYCLAQECLGAVLLLRDITADYQDDWEGRQHREDLELLVEERSYFLKIANTQLEAEIAQTQYMADRLQESEARFRLLIDNVKDHGIYLLDAAGQVASWNVGAERLKQYTTEDVTGKSISLFFLPEEQYLAAQILAIAAETGEYQGEMQYVRKDGTCFWSDTVVTALRSPTDELRGYAIISRDISERKQARDALRQAEEKYRSMFEHATEGIYQSTLDGRYLSVNPALARIYGYESPKQLTQHIGNIAAQVYFHPERREAFMEQMSQCGEVLGFESQVRRYDGTVIWISENARSVHDASGQFLYYEGSITDITSRKQAELALRQQTQRDRVIAAMTLRIRQSLNLQEVLQATVQEVRQFLKNDRVLIYQLTDDGFGFVAVEATHDKVQELVNADVTDRCLTQSDLQYFQQGHLKEYANIHTSDLDPCYVNFLSQYGVIAQLSVPILQGDKLWGLLIAHHCQQARPWHPLELDLLEQLATQVGIAVKQSNLYETIQMELDSRSRMEIELRESESAIRALHEVTSSPHISSDAAIAALLKLGCEQFKLEIGMVAKIQGDQIEVLHAQEPEGAAKFQGIQFPMVGSFCEATQNANQPLCILSASTTAWRYSRSHINQKLETYLGFPILVRGEIYGTISFVSQHARYAPFKAVEKELLRLMAQWVGGELERQQASQELATAHEEALAATEAKSDFLATMSHEIRTPMNAVIGMTGLLLDTPLNQEQQDFVETVRTSGETLLTLINDILDFSKIESGKLELEQQPFNVRDCIEDALDLLAAKASEKGLELAYQLQADVPPDIVGDVTRLRQVVVNLLSNAVKFTHQGEVVISVSAEPVYPAVALHDNEPEDAREPDTHQLQIVVRDTGIGIPAERMSRLFQPFSQVDSSTTRKYGGTGLGLVICKQLVEIMGGKMWVESTEGEGTSFCFTFRTRAVQMMPSTEHLSAALQGKRVLIVDDNATNRRILNQQISQWGMLPTAASSGAEALQQLAAGQQFDLGIVDMQMPQMDGVVLAQAIHQQPHSAALPLVMLTSWGRHTIDSLDLKQHFQACMNKPVKQSQLLHLLHQSLYQDAPAVQPRKKATVEIERDLATQHPLRILLAEDNTTNQKLALQLLKRMGYRADVAGNGLEVLAALKRQVYDLVFMDVHMPEMDGLSATAEIHRRWTAAQRPRIVAMTANAMQGDRQRCLDAGMDDYISKPIRLEALVQALKETEVLIVPNDLPVADREATIQVDRAALANPDIPLSPIATVGAVNLLPELAVRQGLPLESASTVMVTTVAPVADAPPPPPAIDETVLADLAQIFEGSPDVFREVIECYLDEAPTYLKSIQQGQIEGNAEMLHCAAHTLKSISASMGAIPVSDLCRELENLGTLGNLAPVPPLVEQLEVACAAAAEALTEKLQSVAALVS, encoded by the coding sequence ATGAATAACGCATCCCCGTCGGTTTCCCTCGAACATATCCAGCAAAATTTACCGACGCCCCTCAATTCGATTGTATGGACGAATGCGGTTGGGGATATTCAATGGTGCAACCCGATTTTTCTGAAATTGATTCAGCGCTTAAAATCCCAAGTTTATGGTCGTCCACTGCTCCACATTCTGCCCTTGATGCAAGATGGCGAAACGGTTCCCGATCGTCTGCATCCCGTCAACCGCGCCCTCAAATCGGGACATAGCGGGAGCGAGATTTATATTTGGACAGTCGATGACCAATCACTCCTCTTAGAAATCAGTTGGTCACCTTATTGCTTGGCCCAGGAATGTCTCGGGGCCGTGTTATTGCTGCGGGATATTACGGCGGATTACCAGGACGATTGGGAGGGACGACAACATCGCGAGGATCTCGAGCTGTTGGTGGAGGAGCGCTCCTACTTCCTCAAGATTGCCAATACCCAGCTTGAGGCGGAAATTGCGCAAACGCAATATATGGCCGATCGGCTTCAGGAGAGTGAAGCCCGCTTTCGACTGTTAATTGATAATGTCAAAGACCACGGCATTTATTTACTCGATGCAGCAGGGCAAGTTGCGAGTTGGAATGTGGGTGCGGAGCGGCTCAAGCAGTACACTACTGAAGATGTTACGGGCAAGTCAATTAGTCTGTTTTTTCTGCCAGAAGAGCAGTACTTAGCGGCCCAAATTCTAGCAATTGCGGCTGAAACTGGTGAATATCAGGGCGAAATGCAGTATGTGCGTAAAGATGGCACCTGTTTTTGGTCAGATACTGTGGTGACGGCCTTGCGATCACCAACGGATGAATTACGCGGGTATGCGATTATTTCGCGGGACATTAGTGAGCGCAAACAGGCCCGCGATGCCCTGCGCCAAGCCGAAGAAAAATATCGCAGTATGTTTGAACATGCGACCGAGGGCATTTATCAAAGTACGCTTGATGGTCGTTACTTGAGTGTTAACCCGGCCTTGGCCCGGATTTATGGCTATGAATCACCGAAGCAGTTAACCCAGCATATTGGGAATATTGCGGCGCAAGTCTACTTCCATCCTGAGCGGCGTGAAGCCTTTATGGAGCAGATGTCGCAGTGCGGAGAAGTTTTGGGGTTTGAATCCCAGGTCCGCCGCTATGACGGCACGGTGATTTGGATTTCGGAAAATGCTCGATCGGTGCATGATGCGTCGGGTCAGTTCCTTTACTATGAAGGCTCGATTACCGATATCACCTCACGGAAACAAGCGGAACTGGCATTGCGACAGCAAACCCAACGCGATCGGGTAATTGCCGCCATGACCCTGCGAATTCGCCAATCGCTGAATCTCCAGGAAGTTTTGCAAGCTACGGTGCAGGAAGTTCGGCAGTTCCTCAAAAACGATCGGGTATTAATCTATCAGCTGACCGATGATGGCTTTGGGTTTGTCGCTGTTGAAGCGACCCACGATAAGGTGCAAGAACTGGTTAACGCCGATGTGACTGATCGCTGCTTGACGCAATCCGATTTGCAATATTTTCAGCAGGGACACCTCAAGGAATATGCCAATATCCATACATCGGATTTAGATCCCTGCTATGTCAATTTTCTCTCGCAGTATGGGGTGATTGCCCAATTATCCGTACCGATTTTGCAGGGCGATAAGTTATGGGGGTTACTGATTGCACATCATTGTCAGCAGGCGCGGCCGTGGCATCCACTGGAATTGGATTTACTAGAACAGTTGGCCACCCAAGTTGGGATTGCGGTGAAGCAATCGAATCTCTACGAAACGATCCAAATGGAATTGGATAGTCGCAGCCGCATGGAGATTGAGTTGCGGGAAAGTGAATCGGCCATCCGGGCATTGCATGAGGTGACATCTTCGCCGCATATCAGTTCGGATGCGGCGATCGCGGCCTTACTGAAACTCGGCTGTGAGCAGTTCAAGCTGGAAATCGGGATGGTCGCAAAAATACAGGGTGATCAGATTGAAGTCCTACATGCCCAAGAACCAGAAGGGGCCGCAAAATTTCAAGGGATACAGTTTCCGATGGTGGGATCGTTCTGTGAGGCAACCCAGAATGCCAATCAGCCCCTGTGTATTTTGTCTGCGAGTACGACGGCCTGGCGGTATTCGCGCAGTCACATTAACCAAAAACTTGAAACCTACCTAGGGTTTCCGATCCTGGTGCGGGGTGAAATCTATGGCACGATTTCCTTTGTGAGTCAGCATGCCCGCTATGCCCCATTTAAAGCGGTGGAAAAGGAATTATTGCGATTGATGGCGCAGTGGGTCGGCGGTGAACTGGAGCGCCAGCAGGCTTCCCAAGAATTGGCCACGGCCCATGAAGAGGCGCTGGCCGCCACCGAAGCAAAAAGTGATTTTCTCGCAACCATGAGCCACGAAATTCGCACGCCGATGAATGCGGTGATCGGGATGACGGGGTTATTGCTCGATACGCCGCTGAATCAAGAGCAGCAGGACTTTGTTGAGACGGTCCGTACGAGTGGTGAAACATTACTGACGTTGATTAACGATATTCTCGACTTCTCCAAAATTGAATCCGGCAAATTAGAGCTGGAGCAACAGCCGTTTAATGTGCGTGATTGCATCGAAGATGCATTGGATTTATTGGCAGCGAAGGCCTCGGAAAAAGGTCTAGAACTGGCCTATCAACTACAAGCGGATGTACCGCCCGATATTGTCGGGGATGTGACCCGGTTACGCCAAGTTGTGGTGAATTTGCTCAGTAATGCGGTGAAGTTTACCCATCAGGGGGAAGTGGTAATTTCGGTGTCGGCGGAGCCCGTTTATCCCGCTGTGGCTTTGCATGACAATGAACCAGAGGATGCGCGTGAACCCGACACCCATCAGCTTCAAATCGTTGTCCGGGATACTGGTATTGGTATCCCGGCAGAGCGCATGAGCCGGTTATTTCAGCCATTTAGCCAAGTTGATTCTTCGACCACGCGCAAGTATGGCGGCACAGGGCTGGGCTTGGTGATTTGCAAACAGTTAGTGGAAATCATGGGCGGCAAGATGTGGGTTGAGAGTACCGAGGGCGAAGGCACGAGTTTCTGTTTCACGTTCCGGACGCGCGCCGTGCAAATGATGCCGTCCACTGAACACCTGAGTGCGGCACTCCAAGGCAAACGCGTGCTGATTGTCGATGACAATGCGACGAACCGGCGCATCTTAAATCAACAGATTAGCCAATGGGGCATGTTGCCGACTGCTGCCAGTTCTGGCGCGGAGGCGTTGCAACAGCTCGCGGCGGGTCAGCAATTTGATCTCGGTATTGTTGATATGCAGATGCCGCAGATGGACGGGGTGGTGTTGGCCCAGGCGATTCATCAACAACCGCATTCCGCGGCCTTACCCCTGGTGATGTTGACTTCTTGGGGGCGGCATACGATCGATAGCCTCGACCTGAAGCAACATTTCCAGGCTTGTATGAATAAGCCGGTGAAACAATCCCAGTTGTTGCATCTGTTGCACCAAAGTCTGTATCAAGACGCGCCTGCCGTCCAACCGCGCAAGAAAGCAACGGTTGAAATTGAACGTGATTTAGCGACGCAGCATCCCCTGCGAATTTTGCTGGCTGAGGATAATACGACGAATCAAAAACTCGCGCTGCAACTGCTGAAACGCATGGGTTACCGGGCGGATGTCGCGGGCAACGGGCTAGAAGTGCTCGCGGCCCTCAAACGCCAGGTCTATGATTTGGTGTTTATGGATGTGCACATGCCGGAGATGGATGGCCTCAGTGCGACGGCCGAAATCCATCGGCGGTGGACGGCGGCGCAGCGACCGCGGATCGTGGCGATGACGGCGAATGCGATGCAGGGCGATCGCCAGCGCTGTCTGGATGCCGGAATGGATGACTATATCAGTAAGCCGATTCGACTTGAGGCATTAGTCCAAGCACTGAAAGAGACCGAGGTGCTGATTGTGCCAAATGATCTGCCGGTGGCCGATCGCGAAGCCACTATTCAAGTCGATCGGGCCGCGCTCGCCAATCCGGATATCCCGTTATCCCCGATCGCGACGGTGGGCGCGGTGAATCTGTTGCCTGAGCTGGCGGTGCGCCAGGGATTGCCTCTGGAGTCGGCCTCGACCGTGATGGTGACAACCGTTGCCCCAGTAGCGGATGCCCCACCGCCACCCCCAGCGATCGATGAAACAGTGTTAGCGGACTTGGCACAAATCTTTGAAGGCAGTCCGGACGTGTTTCGTGAAGTGATTGAGTGTTATTTAGATGAAGCACCCACCTACTTGAAGTCGATTCAGCAGGGTCAAATTGAGGGCAATGCCGAGATGTTGCACTGTGCGGCGCATACCTTAAAGAGTATTAGTGCTTCGATGGGGGCGATTCCGGTATCGGATCTCTGCCGCGAGCTAGAAAATCTGGGAACCCTGGGGAATCTGGCGCCCGTCCCGCCCCTGGTCGAACAGTTAGAAGTGGCCTGCGCCGCTGCGGCCGAGGCCCTAACGGAGAAGCTCCAGTCGGTAGCGGCATTGGTGTCCTAA
- a CDS encoding glycosyltransferase, giving the protein MGDNGRDSLSCRMEPSFISSIVCMVPLFPTEPFMATVLTIAVLSLMIWLYLLSFRGQFWRVKPVLFDRGQFPLPPRTAALPSVAIIIPARNEAAILPESFPPLLQQDYAGDYRIYLVDDQSADHTGEIAQELASDCPVPVTVIESQPLPAGWTGKLWALHQGIAAATEEDAPDYLLLTDADIGHHPASLTRLINKAVAEQRDLVSLMVKLRCTSGWEKLLIPAFVFFFAQLYPFTWVNQPDKATAAAAGGCSLVRRSALEEIGGIAALKDALIDDCTLAYKIKHRDAKGNDRFHNIWLGVTQEIHSLRPYENLDSIWQMVARTAYTQLNYSPLLLVGTLIGMCLVYLAAPIGIVLGVVLHQPIIFGVALSTYALMSISYIPINQFYKTAWFYPLCLPFIGLLYSLMTVDSARQHWQGKGGNWKGRTYEAQMGGDASG; this is encoded by the coding sequence ATGGGAGACAATGGCCGCGATTCGTTGTCCTGTAGGATGGAGCCATCCTTTATATCGTCGATCGTTTGTATGGTGCCGCTATTTCCGACTGAACCATTCATGGCCACAGTGCTGACGATCGCGGTTCTATCGCTGATGATTTGGCTGTATTTACTGAGCTTTCGAGGCCAGTTTTGGCGGGTCAAGCCGGTCTTATTTGACCGGGGTCAGTTCCCATTACCACCGCGTACAGCAGCTCTACCCAGCGTGGCGATCATTATCCCAGCCCGCAATGAGGCGGCGATTTTGCCCGAGTCTTTCCCCCCGTTGCTACAGCAGGATTATGCGGGGGATTATCGGATTTATTTGGTGGATGATCAGAGCGCCGATCACACCGGGGAAATCGCCCAGGAATTAGCCAGCGATTGTCCAGTTCCGGTGACTGTGATCGAGTCGCAACCGCTACCCGCTGGTTGGACGGGAAAACTTTGGGCGTTACATCAGGGCATCGCGGCTGCAACCGAAGAGGATGCGCCAGATTATTTGTTGCTGACAGATGCCGATATTGGGCATCATCCCGCGAGTTTGACGCGGTTAATCAACAAAGCGGTGGCGGAGCAGCGAGATTTAGTTTCATTGATGGTGAAGCTGCGGTGTACCAGTGGCTGGGAAAAGCTCCTCATTCCAGCATTTGTATTTTTCTTTGCCCAGCTCTATCCGTTTACTTGGGTGAATCAACCGGATAAGGCGACGGCGGCAGCGGCGGGGGGCTGTAGTCTGGTGCGACGATCGGCCCTGGAAGAAATCGGCGGAATTGCCGCATTGAAGGATGCACTGATCGATGACTGCACCTTGGCTTATAAGATTAAGCACCGCGATGCCAAAGGCAACGATCGCTTTCACAATATTTGGCTGGGCGTAACCCAGGAAATTCACAGCCTGCGGCCCTACGAAAACCTCGATAGTATTTGGCAGATGGTGGCCCGCACTGCCTATACACAGTTGAACTATTCCCCCCTGCTGCTAGTGGGGACTCTAATTGGGATGTGCCTGGTCTATTTAGCCGCACCGATCGGGATCGTGCTCGGCGTCGTGTTACACCAACCCATTATATTCGGCGTTGCCCTTAGCACTTACGCACTGATGTCAATTTCCTATATACCGATTAATCAGTTTTACAAAACTGCCTGGTTTTATCCATTGTGTTTACCATTCATTGGCTTGTTGTATAGCCTGATGACGGTTGATTCAGCCCGGCAGCATTGGCAAGGCAAAGGCGGCAACTGGAAAGGCCGGACTTATGAGGCACAAATGGGGGGAGATGCAAGCGGATGA